A window of the Campylobacter massiliensis genome harbors these coding sequences:
- a CDS encoding MinD/ParA family protein: MNTQAEKLKDIVASRSNTKNTRFIAVTSGKGGVGKSTISANLANILARNGYKVALFDADIGLANLDVILNVRISKNLLHVLKGECLLKDILIEVKPNLTLIPGESGDEILKFNNQFLYERFFEESSSLDDLDFIIIDTGAGIGGNTQLFLEAADEVIVVTVPDPAAITDAYAVIKITSKNKDNLLMLFNMVRSEKEAVRIFEHVRKVARANIENPLNLEFLGAISEDKNVSRSIKQRTLFTDDSRYDAASMELEQVASKLLYRLEQKVLNPSTNNSFSGFFRRLMEQF; encoded by the coding sequence ATGAACACTCAAGCCGAGAAACTAAAAGATATAGTAGCCTCTAGATCCAATACGAAAAACACGCGCTTCATCGCCGTAACTAGCGGCAAAGGCGGCGTGGGCAAGAGCACCATAAGCGCAAATTTGGCAAATATCCTAGCTAGAAACGGCTACAAAGTCGCGCTTTTTGACGCGGATATAGGACTGGCGAATTTAGACGTCATCTTAAACGTGCGCATTAGTAAAAATTTGCTCCACGTGCTAAAAGGCGAGTGCTTGCTAAAAGATATCTTGATCGAGGTAAAACCGAATTTGACGTTGATTCCCGGCGAGAGCGGAGACGAGATACTTAAATTTAACAACCAATTTTTATACGAGCGTTTTTTCGAGGAGTCCTCGAGCCTTGACGATCTTGATTTTATCATCATCGACACGGGTGCGGGCATCGGCGGAAATACACAGCTATTTTTAGAGGCCGCAGACGAGGTCATCGTCGTGACCGTGCCCGACCCCGCCGCGATAACCGACGCCTACGCCGTTATCAAAATCACCTCTAAAAATAAAGACAATCTGCTTATGCTTTTTAACATGGTTAGGAGCGAAAAGGAGGCGGTTAGGATATTTGAGCATGTGCGCAAGGTAGCCAGGGCAAATATCGAAAATCCGTTAAATTTGGAGTTTTTGGGCGCTATCAGCGAGGACAAAAACGTCTCTCGCAGCATAAAACAGCGCACGCTTTTTACCGACGATAGCAGATACGATGCCGCGAGCATGGAGCTTGAGCAGGTGGCGTCGAAGCTACTTTATAGATTGGAACAAAAAGTGCTTAATCCAAGTACGAACAACAGCTTCAGCGGCTTTTTTAGGCGGCTAATGGAGCAATTTTAA
- a CDS encoding RNA polymerase sigma factor FliA produces the protein MQKPLNPYAQTIKKEQDDIVLAYMPALRAMAFRLKERLPAHIDVSDLIGAGLEEMVKLSRKYDKEQNDSFWGYAQKRVYGAMLDFLRGLDVVSRSDRTLVKSIETLVDEYFNKFEHEPDDAYIAGKLGVDIEKVSEARNVSAVVAVLNIDDQMELMSEENTLERIEKEDLIEKIAQILNEFEERDQLIVQLYYYEELSLKEISEILGITESRISQIHKRLMDKIRKKLEGK, from the coding sequence ATGCAAAAGCCGCTTAATCCATACGCCCAGACGATAAAAAAAGAACAAGACGACATCGTACTAGCCTACATGCCCGCTCTTCGCGCGATGGCTTTTAGGCTAAAGGAGCGCTTGCCCGCTCATATCGACGTTAGCGACCTGATAGGCGCCGGGCTTGAGGAGATGGTAAAGCTCTCCAGAAAATACGACAAAGAGCAAAACGACTCTTTTTGGGGATATGCGCAAAAGCGAGTTTACGGCGCGATGCTTGATTTTTTACGCGGGCTTGACGTGGTTAGCCGCTCGGACCGCACTTTGGTAAAGTCTATCGAGACTTTAGTGGATGAGTATTTTAATAAATTTGAGCACGAGCCAGACGATGCGTATATCGCAGGAAAGCTTGGCGTCGATATAGAAAAAGTAAGCGAAGCAAGAAACGTGAGCGCGGTCGTCGCCGTCCTAAATATCGACGATCAAATGGAGCTAATGAGCGAAGAAAATACGCTCGAGCGGATCGAAAAAGAGGACTTGATAGAAAAGATAGCTCAAATTTTAAACGAATTTGAGGAGCGCGATCAGCTCATCGTGCAGCTTTATTATTACGAGGAGCTGAGCCTAAAGGAGATCAGCGAGATTTTGGGCATCACGGAGAGCAGGATATCGCAGATCCATAAGCGCTTGATGGATAAAATAAGAAAAAAGCTTGAGGGCAAATAA
- the fliY gene encoding flagellar motor switch protein FliY, translating into MMNDFLKIFVNEVKATIEGLTGRTPEIGERNEYDAPKQEGIKPPLAVANVTVGGDTTAKMMLVATPVLMSAIGEWMLGEEEISRNENLSEDELDAAKEVFSNILGAFSTSLGAQKGMPKLNFEVAKVNFLDESANLDVNTFEKIYIYSVKIGDISEHIAIVLDFALVKFFNKDQKEPAQQAAPAKSDLSAEEMRNIGLIMDVRLPLHVRIGSKRMLLKDVLTMDIGSVIELNQLANDPLEILISDKVVALGEVVIVDGNFGIQITQIGTKKERLEQLR; encoded by the coding sequence ATGATGAATGATTTTTTGAAAATTTTCGTAAACGAAGTAAAGGCTACGATCGAGGGACTAACGGGCAGGACGCCTGAGATAGGTGAGAGAAACGAATACGACGCGCCCAAGCAAGAAGGCATAAAACCGCCTCTAGCCGTAGCAAACGTGACCGTCGGCGGCGATACGACGGCAAAGATGATGCTAGTAGCTACGCCCGTGCTAATGAGCGCGATCGGCGAGTGGATGCTCGGAGAAGAAGAGATCTCGCGCAACGAAAATTTAAGCGAGGACGAGCTAGACGCCGCAAAAGAGGTATTTTCAAATATCCTCGGCGCATTTTCTACGAGCCTTGGCGCGCAAAAAGGCATGCCGAAGCTAAATTTCGAGGTCGCGAAGGTAAATTTCCTCGACGAGAGCGCAAATTTAGACGTAAATACGTTTGAAAAAATCTACATCTACTCCGTTAAAATCGGCGACATCAGCGAGCATATCGCTATCGTGCTTGATTTTGCTCTGGTTAAGTTTTTTAACAAAGATCAAAAAGAGCCTGCCCAGCAAGCAGCTCCCGCAAAAAGCGATCTAAGCGCCGAAGAAATGCGAAATATCGGACTCATCATGGACGTGCGCCTGCCGCTTCACGTACGCATCGGCTCAAAAAGAATGCTACTAAAAGACGTGCTCACGATGGATATAGGCTCGGTCATTGAGCTAAACCAGCTCGCAAACGACCCGCTAGAAATTCTAATCAGCGACAAGGTCGTAGCCCTAGGCGAGGTCGTCATCGTAGACGGCAACTTCGGCATCCAGATCACTCAGATCGGTACTAAAAAAGAGCGCTTAGAGCAGCTTAGATAA
- a CDS encoding LOG family protein: MDEILNDLAKFRDFATYKNPSVTFFGSARFDENSKYCKMAFSLAKELADGGFAVVSGGGPGVMEAANKGAYESGKSPSVGLNIVLPFEQVTNRYATSNFVFSNLSARKFALIERSSAFLVFPGGFGTLDELFEILVLAQIGAKKAKIFLIGSEFWSKLDDFIKTTLIREKAVSEEDLSLYTISDDLDAVRDELLGILD, encoded by the coding sequence ATGGATGAAATTTTAAACGATCTGGCCAAATTTAGGGATTTTGCGACCTATAAAAATCCTAGCGTCACGTTTTTCGGCTCGGCTAGATTTGATGAAAATAGCAAATACTGTAAAATGGCTTTTAGCCTCGCAAAGGAGCTTGCCGACGGCGGTTTTGCTGTCGTTAGCGGCGGCGGGCCGGGCGTGATGGAGGCGGCGAACAAAGGAGCGTACGAGAGCGGCAAAAGTCCGTCCGTGGGCCTAAACATCGTGCTTCCGTTCGAGCAAGTGACGAACAGATACGCCACGAGCAATTTTGTCTTTTCAAATTTATCCGCTCGCAAATTTGCCCTCATCGAACGCTCTAGCGCGTTTTTGGTGTTTCCTGGCGGCTTTGGGACGCTTGACGAGCTGTTTGAGATCCTAGTGCTCGCGCAAATCGGCGCCAAAAAAGCTAAAATTTTCCTCATCGGAAGCGAGTTTTGGAGCAAGCTTGATGATTTCATCAAAACCACGTTGATACGCGAAAAAGCCGTTAGCGAGGAGGATCTGTCGCTTTATACGATCAGTGACGATCTAGACGCGGTAAGGGACGAGCTTTTAGGGATTTTGGACTAG
- the fliM gene encoding flagellar motor switch protein FliM has product MADILSQEEIDALLEVVDDEEASGSIGEGGKEEQRQVIIYDFKRPNRVSKEQLRAIKGIHDKLARNLASQISSVMRSIVEIRLHSVDQMTYGEFLMSLPSPTSFNVFSIKPLDGNCVLEINPSIAFPMIDRLLGGNGEGFEASRELTDIEVNLLDAILRMMMQRLKESWAMITDMYPNVEAKESSPNVVQIVSQNEIVIMVVMEIIVGNSSGMINICYPVIYLEPILSRLANRDIMLGETSAKKSRNKELKTLIGRAEVLYEAILGKSVVSVNEFLNLKEGDILRLDRSANDKAIVTIDKKEVFLAEVGLHRFRKSIRIEELIRSDKDEIKNILEQYEEERKAKLMSYEQEDEEDEDNILGEGEDDE; this is encoded by the coding sequence ATGGCGGACATTTTAAGTCAAGAAGAGATAGACGCGCTACTAGAAGTCGTAGACGACGAAGAGGCGAGCGGGTCGATCGGCGAGGGCGGTAAGGAAGAGCAGCGCCAGGTAATAATCTATGATTTTAAACGCCCAAACCGCGTCAGCAAGGAACAACTGCGCGCGATAAAGGGCATACACGACAAGCTTGCGAGAAATTTGGCTTCTCAAATTTCAAGCGTTATGAGAAGTATCGTGGAGATCCGCCTGCACAGCGTCGATCAGATGACCTACGGCGAGTTTTTGATGAGTTTGCCGAGCCCTACTAGCTTTAACGTCTTTTCGATCAAGCCGCTTGACGGCAACTGCGTTTTGGAGATAAACCCGAGCATCGCATTTCCCATGATAGATCGCTTGTTGGGCGGTAACGGCGAGGGTTTTGAGGCTAGCAGAGAGCTAACCGATATCGAGGTAAATTTGCTCGATGCGATCCTGAGGATGATGATGCAGCGCCTAAAAGAGAGCTGGGCGATGATCACCGATATGTACCCAAACGTCGAGGCTAAAGAGAGTAGCCCAAACGTCGTGCAAATCGTCAGCCAAAACGAGATCGTGATAATGGTCGTCATGGAGATCATTGTAGGCAACTCAAGCGGTATGATAAATATCTGCTACCCGGTCATCTACCTAGAGCCGATCTTGAGCCGCCTAGCCAACCGCGACATAATGCTTGGCGAAACGAGCGCGAAAAAGAGCCGAAACAAAGAGCTAAAAACGCTAATCGGGCGCGCCGAGGTGCTGTATGAGGCGATACTGGGCAAAAGCGTCGTTAGCGTAAACGAGTTTTTAAATTTAAAAGAGGGCGACATACTGCGCCTTGACCGCTCGGCAAACGACAAGGCTATCGTCACGATCGATAAAAAAGAGGTATTTTTGGCCGAGGTCGGACTACATAGATTTAGAAAATCTATCCGCATAGAAGAGCTAATCAGAAGCGACAAAGACGAAATCAAAAACATCCTCGAACAGTACGAAGAAGAGCGCAAAGCCAAGCTCATGAGCTACGAGCAAGAAGACGAAGAGGATGAGGATAATATATTAGGCGAGGGTGAAGATGATGAATGA
- the flhF gene encoding flagellar biosynthesis protein FlhF, producing MATKFYTFTGESSMEALKKAQAQCGERAILVTTKQIQPKTINKKPLYEILVSVEEDASEQKKNQPQKQNLKGYEEFLRAQTPKDERPQKIILDERELFRAEQQNAKAAVNFTQNSARTAPGNQNYKTAQNSGEDILLNISKAAKEISQIANIETAPGRQDQIYDKKIDDVARQVSALSEKVNMIADMFWEERASARNNLIIPSEFAGIYKDAKNSGMKEEHLEQIMKITAENMSPQMKANPTAVRRYFSSLLRKMLPCRSEEDNRKQKIMMLVGPTGVGKTTTLAKLAARFAYGEGRRAKTGIITLDTYRIGAVEQLFQYAKMMKLPILDVIEVEDFKNALKQLNHCEVILIDTTGSSQYDKEKLARLEMFLKHSDAQIDVNLVLSAGSKIDDMLEIYNGFSFLDIDTLIITKFDETKIFGNVFSLVYEINKPVSFFCLGQEVPDDIMVAKSEFLVDCLLQGFNKDKK from the coding sequence TTGGCGACGAAGTTTTATACGTTTACCGGCGAGAGCAGTATGGAAGCGCTAAAAAAGGCGCAGGCTCAGTGCGGTGAGAGGGCGATCTTGGTAACGACGAAGCAAATTCAGCCAAAGACGATAAACAAAAAGCCGCTTTATGAAATTTTAGTTAGCGTCGAAGAGGACGCGAGCGAGCAGAAAAAAAATCAGCCCCAAAAGCAAAATTTAAAGGGCTACGAGGAGTTTTTGCGCGCTCAAACGCCCAAAGATGAAAGACCGCAAAAGATCATTTTAGACGAGCGCGAGCTTTTTAGGGCCGAGCAGCAAAACGCCAAAGCGGCGGTAAATTTTACCCAAAATTCCGCAAGAACCGCGCCGGGGAATCAAAACTACAAAACCGCTCAAAACAGCGGCGAGGACATACTCCTAAACATCTCAAAAGCCGCAAAAGAGATAAGCCAGATAGCAAATATCGAAACCGCGCCGGGCCGCCAGGATCAAATTTACGACAAAAAGATCGACGACGTCGCAAGGCAGGTAAGCGCACTTAGCGAAAAAGTAAATATGATAGCCGATATGTTCTGGGAGGAGCGTGCAAGCGCCAGAAACAACCTAATCATACCGTCGGAGTTTGCCGGCATCTACAAAGATGCCAAAAATAGCGGGATGAAAGAGGAACACCTAGAGCAGATAATGAAAATAACCGCGGAAAATATGTCGCCTCAGATGAAGGCTAATCCGACTGCGGTGAGGAGATATTTTAGCTCGCTGCTTAGAAAGATGCTGCCGTGCAGGAGCGAAGAGGATAATAGAAAACAAAAGATCATGATGCTAGTGGGACCCACCGGAGTGGGTAAAACCACGACTCTAGCCAAGCTTGCGGCGAGGTTTGCCTACGGCGAGGGCAGACGCGCGAAAACGGGCATCATCACGCTTGATACCTACCGTATCGGCGCGGTCGAGCAGCTGTTTCAATACGCAAAAATGATGAAACTACCGATCCTTGACGTTATCGAGGTCGAGGACTTTAAAAACGCGTTAAAGCAGCTAAATCACTGCGAAGTGATCCTCATAGACACCACGGGCAGCTCGCAGTACGATAAAGAAAAGCTAGCTAGGCTCGAGATGTTTTTAAAACATAGCGACGCGCAAATAGACGTAAATTTAGTGCTTTCCGCAGGCTCAAAGATCGATGATATGCTCGAAATTTACAACGGTTTTAGCTTCCTTGATATCGACACTCTGATCATCACCAAATTTGACGAAACCAAAATTTTCGGTAACGTTTTTTCGCTAGTTTACGAGATAAATAAACCCGTTAGCTTCTTTTGCCTAGGACAAGAGGTGCCCGACGACATCATGGTCGCTAAGAGCGAGTTTTTAGTCGATTGCCTCTTGCAAGGGTTTAATAAGGATAAAAAATGA